Proteins encoded by one window of Salvia splendens isolate huo1 chromosome 7, SspV2, whole genome shotgun sequence:
- the LOC121740791 gene encoding QWRF motif-containing protein 2-like: protein MMVAAVHGDRQSPKTQEEHSRRPPLLPSEKDNSNGVTNNQRKPKSRIVSSRYMSPSSSTSTSNSSSVSSSSSSSRRCPSPLISRNSKPVSNGPSASPKRSVSVDRRRPAAARTVVSDLESKNGNAAEVSAAAKLLVTSTRSLSVSFQGEAFSLPISKTKAPPPSPNVRKGTPERRSLRGGGDQVENSKPSDHNRWPARNRVVNPLSRSLDCRGNGGDRSKVVGSANGIRTLQQLMNDERRPSLDGRLSLDLGDSDLIKAAPDGNSVNNELSLPCDLTASDSDSVSSDSTSGVQEFGVAVNGRNGPRRIAVSARFWQETNSRLRRLQDPGSPLSMSPTSKVMMPPNLKRSSSDGHGLLMSPPARGGIRPASPSKLMTPVGSSPSRGHSPSRIRNAVSTINNNFNETPSVLSFAVDVRRAKVGESRIFDAHLVRLLYNRNLQWRFVNARTEAVMLVQKQSAEKNLWNAWIAISDLRDTVTKKSHRLQLLRQKLRLASILKGQMTLLEDWASLENDHSVSLLGAIEALKASTLRLPVVGGATANVLGLKDAIGSAVDVMHGMASSIYSLLPVVEEVNLLVTELAQVSAKERALLEQCTDFISLLAAMQDRATSLRTHVIQHNCVRSA, encoded by the exons ATGATGGTGGCCGCCGTTCACGGAGACCGACAAAGCCCCAAAACACAGGAAGAACATTCTAGAAGGCCCCCATTGCTGCCGTCGGAGAAAGATAACAGTAATGGAGTTACAAATAATCAGAGAAAGCCGAAATCGAGAATTGTTTCTTCTAGGTACATGTCCCCTTCTTCTTCGACTTCTACATCAAATTCGTCCTCGGTTTCCtcgtcttcttcctcttctcggAGGTGCCCTTCCCCTTTAATTTCGAGAAATTCGAAGCCGGTTTCGAACGGGCCTTCTGCGAGCCCTAAGAGGTCTGTTTCCGTCGACCGCCGACGGCCGGCGGCGGCCAGAACTGTAGTATCCGATCTCGAATCGAAGAATGGAAATGCTGCTGAAGTGTCAGCTGCCGCGAAGCTTCTCGTGACTTCTACCCGGAGTTTGTCGGTTTCGTTTCAGGGAGAAGCCTTTTCTCTGCCTATTAGTAAGACCAAGgcgccgccgccgtcgcctAATGTGAGGAAAGGGACGCCGGAGAGGAGATCGTTGAGAGGGGGAGGAGATCAGGTGGAGAATTCTAAGCCATCTGATCACAACCGTTGGCCTGCCAGGAATCGGGTGGTTAATCCGTTGTCCCGGAGTTTGGATTGTCGTGGCAACGGAGGTGATCGGAGTAAGGTTGTGGGATCTGCAAATGGAATCCGAACTCTGCAGCAGTTGATGAATGATGAGAGGAGGCCTTCACTTGATGGAAGGTTGAGTCTCGATTTGGGGGATTCTGACCTAATTAAGGCAGCTCCTGATGGGAATTCAGTTAACAATGAACTCTCATTGCCTTGTGATCTCACTGCATCTGATTCAGACAGTGTGTCTTCAGATAGTACTTCTGGAGTTCAAGAATTTGGTGTGGCTGTGAATGGCCGAAATGGGCCTCGCAGGATTGCTGTTTCGGCTAGATTTTGGCAAGAAACGAATAGCCGCTTGAGAAGGCTTCAGGATCCAGGCTCACCTCTATCAATGAGTCCTACCTCTAAAGTGATGATGCCACCAAATTTGAAAAGGAGTTCGAGCGATGGCCATGGTCTGTTGATGTCGCCCCCTGCTCGTGGTGGTATTAGACCTGCCTCGCCTAGCAAGCTTATGACGCCTGTTGGATCATCTCCATCACGGGGCCATAGTCCATCTCGGATAAGAAATGCTGTTAGCACCATTAATAACAATTTCAACGAGACACCTTCAGTCCTTAGTTTTGCTGTTGATGTTCGGAGGGCTAAAGTTGGGGAGAGCCGGATTTTTGATGCGCACTTAGTGAGACTGTTGTACAACCGGAACCTGCAGTGGCGCTTTGTGAATGCAAGAACTGAGGCAGTTATGTTGGTGCAGAAACAGAGTGCAGAG AAAAATCTGTGGAATGCCTGGATAGCAATCTCCGATCTGCGTGATACTGTCACCAAAAAAAGCCATAGATTGCAGTTGCTGAGGCAAAAGTTGAGACTAGCTTCTATTCTTAAAGGACAA ATGACCTTGTTAGAAGATTGGGCTTCATTGGAAAATGACCACTCAGTTTCTCTGCTTGGAGCTATCGAAGCCTTAAAGGCTAGCACTCTCCGTCTTCCAGTCGTTGGAGGAGCTACT GCTAACGTTCTAGGCTTGAAGGATGCTATAGGCTCGGCTGTTGATGTTATGCACGGAATGGCATCATCAATATATTCGCTTCTGCCAGTG GTGGAAGAAGTGAACCTTTTAGTGACCGAACTGGCACAAGTGAGTGCCAAAGAGCGAGCTCTACTCGAACAATGCACCGATTTCATTTCCTTGTTAGCAGCCATGCAG GATCGAGCCACTAGTTTGAGAACACATGTAATACAACATAACTGTGTACGATCAGCTTAA